GCCGAGGATCACGGCGCCGGCGGCGCGCAAACGCGCGACCGGCTCTTCGTCGATCTCGGGAACGAAGTCCGCATAAAGCTTGCTGCCCCAGGTCGCGCGCAGGCCCTTGACGAGAATGTTGTCCTTGACGGTCACCGGCACGCCGTCGAGGGGTCCGAAGGCTTCTCCAGCCCGCCACCGGTGTGTGCTGGCGTCGGCGGCTTCTCGTGCGCCGGGATGATCGAGCGTGACAACGGCATTGATGCGCGGATTGACGTCCTCGCAACGATCGAGAACGGCTTGCAACACGGTATCCGGTGTCGCCATGCCGGCGCGATAAGCGGCGGCCAGTTCGCCTGCCGACAATTGCCAGAGCTGATGCGTCTCGATGTGTTTCATGCGCGGGAAATCGCTGCGATGCGCATTGGTGTCAGCGCACTCCGTTTCAGTGCCGGGCAAACGGTGTGCCGATGGCCGCCGGCATGCGCGCCGACCGGCCGATACCGGCGAGCAGGGCCAGGGCCACGATATAGGGAATCATCTGGATCACATAGGATGAGACCGGCAGGCCCCAGCCATGCACGCGCAGTTCGAGCGCGGCGACCGCGCCGAACAACAGGCAGCCGAACAGCGCACCGAACGGCGTCCAGCGTCCGACAATGATGGCCGCAAGTGCAATGAAGCCGCGGCCGTTGGTCATGCCGTCGGTGAAGGTGCCGACTTCCTGCAGCGACAGCACCGCGCCGCCAAGTCCCGCGAAAGCACCGCCGACGATGATTGCCATCATGCGCACCAGCACCGGATTGGTGCCAACCGCATAGGCGGCGTCCGGGTTTTCGCCAACCGCGCGCAGCATCAAGCCGCTGCGGGTTTTTGCGAGATAGACATAGACACCAATGGTCAGTCCGAGCGCGAGATAGACAAGGGCCGGCTGCCGGAACAGGACCGGTCCGAGCACGGGAATGTCGGAGAGAAAGGGCACCGGCCAGGGACCAAGTGTTTGCAGGCGGATCACCGGCGCACGTCCACCAAACAGGCCGCGCAGCAGGAAGCTGGTCAGCCCGAGCGCGAGAATATTGACGGCAAGGCCCGTCACCATCTGGTCGGCGCGGAATTTCGTGGTCGCAATCGCAACGACAACAGCGAGCGTTGCGCCGCTGAGCGCAGCGACGAGCAGACCGAGCGAGGGGCTCGCGGTGGTCAGCACCGCAATGGCGCCGCCGAAGGCGCCAGCCAGCATCATCCCCTCGATGCCGACCGCGAACGTTCCGGCGCGTTCGGAAATCAGGCCGCCCAGGGCGCAGAACAGAAGCGGCGTGGCGATGCGCACGGTCGCTGCGAAAATATCGATCAGGCCGGCGGCATCCATGCTCACACCTTCTGTTGCCGTGCGCCGATGCCGATGGCGCAGAGAACGAACACCATGGTCAGGCCCTGGATGACGAAGACAAGCGACGAGGGCACACCGACTTCGCGCTGCATGGCCAGCGCACCGGCCTCCAGAAAGCCAAAGAACAATCCGGCCGGCAGCACCGCGATCGGATTGACCGAGGCGATCAGTGCGACGGCGACGGCGTTAAAGCCGAAGCCCGCGGAGAAGCCCTCGATCAGCCGGTAGTGCACGCCGAGCACTTCGATGCCGCCGGCGAATCCTGCCAAGGCTCCGGCAATCGCCATCACACCGAAGACACAGCGCGGCGTCGAGAGGCCGACATAGTTGGCGGCTTGCGGACTCGCGCCGAGGACGCGCAAGCGGAAGCCGAAGGTCGTGCGCCAGAGCAGGATGTGGCCGGCAACAACCGCGACGATGGCAAAGAGGATGCCGATATGGAGGTCGGTTCCGGGCAGCAATTTCGGAAGCCAGGCTGCGCGTTCGAACAGCGGCGACTGCGGAAAGCCGGCACCCGGTTCACCCATGTCGCCATGCAGCGCCTCGCTGACCAGGAGCACGCCGACAAAATTCAGGAGCAAGGTGCAAAGGACTTCGTGTACGCCGCGTTTGAGGCGGATGATGGCAGCGAGCGCGGACCAGGCCGCGCCGCAGATCGCTCCTGCGGCAAGCGCAAACGTAATCAGCAGAAATGGCGGCAGCGACAGGAAATTGAGCGCGACGTAGGTCGCAGCGATTCCGCCGACTGCGATCTGACCCTCCGCGCCGATATTGATGATCTTGGCACGGAAGCACAGAGCGACACCGACGCCAGCGAGAATGTAAGGCGTGCTCTTGTTGAGTGCGAAGGCGAGGCGCCCGGTGGTGCCGACCGCGCCCTTGATCAGCGCCCAATAGGCATAAAACGGATTCTTGCCGGCAAGCAGGATCAACAGGCCGGTGACGGCAAGCGCGAGGCCAATCGCGGCACAGGCCAGCAGAAATGTACGCAGGCCGCCGCTCGATGCCAGCGTGGCCATTGCGCGTTCGAGGAAGCCGGGCGTTTTGTCCCGCACGCCTTCTGTCTCGCTGGCGGCCATGGTCATGCCGCCCGGCTGCCGGTCTGCGCCATCGCGCCGGCGCCGGCCATCATCAGGCCGATTTCGGTGATGTCGGCGTCTTCACGCGGCACCGGCTGCGACAGCCGTCCGCCATACATCACGGCGATGCGGTCACCCAGCATCAGA
The genomic region above belongs to Pseudorhodoplanes sinuspersici and contains:
- a CDS encoding ABC transporter permease, with product MTMAASETEGVRDKTPGFLERAMATLASSGGLRTFLLACAAIGLALAVTGLLILLAGKNPFYAYWALIKGAVGTTGRLAFALNKSTPYILAGVGVALCFRAKIINIGAEGQIAVGGIAATYVALNFLSLPPFLLITFALAAGAICGAAWSALAAIIRLKRGVHEVLCTLLLNFVGVLLVSEALHGDMGEPGAGFPQSPLFERAAWLPKLLPGTDLHIGILFAIVAVVAGHILLWRTTFGFRLRVLGASPQAANYVGLSTPRCVFGVMAIAGALAGFAGGIEVLGVHYRLIEGFSAGFGFNAVAVALIASVNPIAVLPAGLFFGFLEAGALAMQREVGVPSSLVFVIQGLTMVFVLCAIGIGARQQKV
- a CDS encoding ABC transporter permease — encoded protein: MDAAGLIDIFAATVRIATPLLFCALGGLISERAGTFAVGIEGMMLAGAFGGAIAVLTTASPSLGLLVAALSGATLAVVVAIATTKFRADQMVTGLAVNILALGLTSFLLRGLFGGRAPVIRLQTLGPWPVPFLSDIPVLGPVLFRQPALVYLALGLTIGVYVYLAKTRSGLMLRAVGENPDAAYAVGTNPVLVRMMAIIVGGAFAGLGGAVLSLQEVGTFTDGMTNGRGFIALAAIIVGRWTPFGALFGCLLFGAVAALELRVHGWGLPVSSYVIQMIPYIVALALLAGIGRSARMPAAIGTPFARH